From Microbacterium sp. LWH11-1.2, one genomic window encodes:
- a CDS encoding response regulator transcription factor — MTETIRVLLVDDQELIRVGFRMVLEAEPGITVVGEAADGNAAIAQVAALAPDLVLMDIRMPGLDGIAATETIVREHPQTRVLVLTTFDLDEYAFGAIRAGASGFLLKDAQRHEMISAVHAVHRGDAALAPRITRMLLQHVSPQLGTARAEPDPADSARLADLTERERDVFLAIGRGLTNSEIAQTLYVGESTVKTHVGRVLAKLGARDRIHAVILAHRLGLVGED, encoded by the coding sequence ATGACAGAGACGATCAGAGTCCTCCTCGTCGACGACCAGGAGCTGATCCGCGTGGGGTTCCGCATGGTCCTCGAAGCGGAACCCGGCATCACCGTCGTCGGAGAGGCCGCCGACGGGAATGCCGCGATCGCTCAGGTCGCCGCGCTCGCGCCCGACCTGGTGCTGATGGACATCCGGATGCCGGGGCTCGACGGCATCGCGGCGACGGAGACCATCGTGCGAGAGCATCCGCAGACCAGGGTCCTCGTCCTCACCACCTTCGACCTGGACGAGTACGCTTTCGGTGCGATCCGCGCGGGTGCCAGCGGATTCCTGCTGAAGGACGCGCAGCGCCACGAGATGATCTCGGCCGTCCACGCGGTGCATCGCGGTGATGCGGCGCTCGCACCCCGGATCACGCGAATGCTGCTGCAGCACGTCTCCCCGCAGCTCGGCACCGCGCGGGCGGAACCCGATCCCGCCGACTCCGCCCGGCTCGCCGACCTCACCGAGCGCGAGCGCGATGTGTTCCTCGCCATCGGCCGCGGTCTCACGAACTCCGAGATCGCGCAGACGCTCTACGTGGGCGAATCCACCGTCAAGACCCACGTCGGGCGGGTCCTGGCCAAGCTCGGCGCTCGCGATCGCATCCACGCCGTGATCCTCGCGCATCGCCTCGGGCTCGTCGGAGAGGACTGA
- a CDS encoding ABC transporter permease subunit, producing MTVQESAVAPHRVDTRHRLTFVRALHGEWIKLATLRSTWWSIGITGLLTVAIAVLIAQNVTDPGFDPVQAVVSPFQFTMLLAGILGAISVTGEYSTGMIRSTLTANPGRGSVLAAKAVVLAGVMFVSSLIIFGIAAVVVSAVVAGRDQSIDWSDPSASSLPIIVASLAMAVFTTIGVAFGFILRSGAGAIAATVGLLFVLPIVASMFALAGEAGRWVMEAASHLPVAAAQTVIVPGEGSDVPAAYLTLACWVAAGMLSAWAVLRTRDA from the coding sequence ATGACCGTCCAGGAATCGGCTGTCGCCCCGCACCGTGTCGACACCCGCCATCGACTGACCTTCGTCCGCGCGCTCCATGGCGAGTGGATCAAGCTCGCCACCCTGCGATCCACCTGGTGGTCGATCGGCATCACCGGCCTGCTCACCGTCGCCATCGCCGTCCTGATCGCCCAGAACGTGACCGACCCGGGCTTCGATCCCGTGCAGGCGGTCGTGTCGCCGTTCCAGTTCACGATGCTCCTCGCCGGCATCCTCGGTGCGATCTCGGTCACCGGCGAGTACTCGACCGGCATGATCCGCTCGACGCTCACCGCGAACCCGGGCCGTGGCTCGGTCCTCGCCGCGAAGGCCGTGGTGCTCGCCGGCGTGATGTTCGTGTCGTCGCTGATCATCTTCGGGATCGCCGCGGTCGTCGTGTCCGCTGTCGTCGCGGGCCGGGATCAGAGCATCGACTGGTCGGATCCGTCCGCATCGTCGCTCCCGATCATCGTCGCCTCGCTGGCGATGGCCGTGTTCACGACCATCGGCGTCGCGTTCGGCTTCATCCTGCGATCCGGGGCGGGTGCGATCGCCGCGACCGTCGGACTGCTGTTCGTCCTGCCCATCGTCGCGAGCATGTTCGCCCTGGCCGGCGAAGCCGGGCGCTGGGTCATGGAGGCCGCCTCGCACCTGCCGGTGGCCGCGGCGCAGACCGTCATCGTCCCGGGTGAGGGCAGCGATGTCCCCGCCGCCTATCTGACGCTCGCCTGCTGGGTCGCCGCCGGGATGCTGTCCGCGTGGGCCGTGCTCCGCACGCGCGACGCGTAG
- a CDS encoding sigma-70 family RNA polymerase sigma factor, translated as MGDSRSDRELLRALRDGDQSAYAVLWERHIGAALRYAHRLFPSHAEDLASEALLAVYQQVTTTSAGPEFAFRSYLKAVIRNTAIRWRKDADRIDDTVEADRPHFRDALSLVERESNAQQFLGAFQELPERWQRVLWLTEVADVPRPEIARELGIKPNAVSALQRRARTGLKLNWLTSQIPLALRDDEAHAARLFPRHLTDPLDDTVAREVNDHVSSCSECGELLLDMRSDARRLQGVTLSAVGFGALGVVLPATGALAPGTTAAAVGLIAAGTGAGITSLLAGGIGVLTISGLLLGPLFFPGDAPIASSAPIAATERTSTAPPPVTGVGTPGGIEVVPIPSSPRPTVRTGRWIDDPAIDSVDLVNDPDAPAPITPTAPGTAPGTTPGPGSGAGLTPGLVTPSTSSGYLAPVLAGTATPGSTVGVDVAGARYTPAVADDGSWSFDPRALELPAGTYDYQAWAFDEDIQSPAMAGSFTILPIVIEGFENITGIEDMDVTEASTTGLVIAATGPANGSIYITSIEGHSALIPLDSTGHAIKRLRMHSQGWYWFTFRALDADGYWGPPDEHPLDVWDPDVIFDPWGPDPAEMTFDISDP; from the coding sequence GTGGGAGATTCTCGCAGCGATCGTGAGCTCCTCCGTGCGCTCCGAGACGGTGACCAGTCGGCGTACGCCGTGCTGTGGGAGCGCCACATCGGCGCGGCGCTCCGATACGCGCACCGCCTGTTCCCCTCGCACGCGGAGGATCTCGCCTCCGAGGCGCTCCTCGCCGTCTACCAGCAGGTGACGACGACGAGCGCCGGGCCCGAGTTCGCCTTCCGCTCGTATCTCAAGGCCGTGATCCGCAACACCGCGATCCGGTGGCGCAAGGACGCCGACCGCATCGACGACACCGTCGAGGCCGACCGCCCCCACTTCCGCGACGCCCTCAGCCTCGTCGAACGGGAGTCGAACGCCCAGCAGTTCCTCGGAGCGTTCCAAGAGCTCCCGGAGCGGTGGCAGCGCGTGCTGTGGCTCACGGAGGTCGCCGACGTGCCCCGCCCCGAGATCGCGCGAGAGCTCGGAATCAAGCCGAACGCCGTCTCCGCCCTGCAGCGCCGCGCACGCACCGGTCTCAAGCTGAACTGGCTCACGTCGCAGATCCCGCTCGCGCTGCGCGATGACGAGGCGCATGCCGCCCGCCTCTTCCCCCGACACCTGACCGATCCGCTCGACGACACCGTGGCGCGCGAGGTGAATGACCACGTGTCGTCCTGCAGCGAATGCGGAGAACTGCTCCTCGACATGCGCAGCGACGCCCGCCGTCTGCAGGGTGTCACCCTGTCCGCTGTCGGATTCGGCGCCCTCGGGGTCGTCCTTCCGGCCACGGGGGCCCTCGCCCCCGGCACCACCGCTGCTGCGGTGGGCCTGATCGCGGCCGGTACCGGTGCCGGGATCACGAGCCTTCTCGCCGGCGGCATCGGCGTGCTCACGATCAGCGGCCTTCTGCTCGGACCGCTGTTCTTCCCCGGGGACGCTCCGATCGCCTCCTCGGCCCCGATCGCCGCGACCGAGCGCACGTCCACCGCGCCGCCCCCTGTCACCGGCGTCGGAACGCCCGGAGGCATCGAGGTGGTGCCGATCCCGTCCAGTCCACGGCCGACGGTCCGTACGGGGCGCTGGATCGACGACCCCGCGATCGACTCGGTCGATCTGGTCAACGACCCCGACGCCCCGGCACCGATCACCCCGACGGCGCCGGGGACGGCACCGGGAACCACCCCCGGGCCGGGATCGGGCGCCGGACTGACCCCGGGACTGGTCACCCCCTCGACGTCGTCCGGATACCTCGCGCCGGTGCTGGCGGGCACCGCGACGCCAGGGTCCACGGTCGGCGTCGACGTCGCGGGTGCGCGCTACACCCCCGCTGTGGCAGACGACGGCTCGTGGTCTTTCGATCCCCGCGCCCTCGAGCTGCCCGCCGGCACCTACGACTATCAGGCCTGGGCCTTCGACGAAGACATCCAGTCGCCCGCGATGGCCGGAAGCTTCACGATCCTTCCCATCGTCATCGAGGGCTTCGAGAACATCACCGGCATCGAGGACATGGACGTGACGGAGGCCAGCACCACGGGCCTGGTCATCGCCGCCACGGGACCGGCGAACGGGTCGATCTACATCACGAGCATCGAGGGGCATTCGGCGCTGATCCCCCTCGACAGCACCGGGCACGCGATCAAGCGACTCCGCATGCACTCCCAGGGCTGGTACTGGTTCACCTTCCGGGCGCTGGATGCCGACGGCTACTGGGGCCCGCCGGACGAGCACCCCCTCGATGTGTGGGATCCGGACGTCATCTTCGATCCCTGGGGCCCCGACCCCGCGGAGATGACCTTCGACATCAGCGACCCCTAG
- a CDS encoding DUF4032 domain-containing protein, whose amino-acid sequence MQDSLRITASTVDPGLLSLPWSTTLAKWPSEQIVSLPKGLSRHLVRFADLSGRVVAVKETTAEMAQREYDMLGNLARLDVPCVDRVAVIAGRTDAAGEPLPAALVTSHLRFSMPYRALFTRVLRPDTATRLVDALALLLVRLHNVGFYWGDVSLSNTLFRRDAGAFAAYLVDAETGELHEEGLTAGQRAYDLDLARTNIAGEIMDLAAGGRLEHGVDAVAIADGIVSSYRSLWAELTAQESFSAAETWRITERVERLNALGFDIDEMSMSTTSDGTVVEIQPKVVDAGHHQRRLIRLTGLDVEENQARRLLNDLDEFRARSTKQWADEEMYAHEWLTRVFEPVVRAIPYELRTKLEPAEVFHQVLEHRWYLSQAQGRSVPLAEVLTSYINEVLRHRRDEATIMGPPTETMSLPVITGNLSLADDEDEVDWRDLV is encoded by the coding sequence ATGCAGGATTCGCTGCGGATCACCGCGAGCACCGTCGACCCGGGACTGCTGTCCCTCCCCTGGTCGACGACGCTGGCGAAGTGGCCATCCGAGCAGATCGTCTCGCTCCCGAAGGGGCTCTCCCGCCACCTCGTGCGGTTCGCCGACCTCTCGGGACGCGTGGTCGCCGTCAAGGAGACGACCGCCGAGATGGCGCAGCGGGAGTACGACATGCTCGGCAACCTGGCGCGCCTCGACGTCCCCTGCGTCGATCGCGTCGCCGTGATCGCCGGACGGACGGATGCCGCGGGCGAGCCGCTCCCCGCGGCGCTCGTCACCTCGCATCTGCGCTTCTCGATGCCGTACCGCGCCCTCTTCACCCGCGTGCTGCGCCCCGATACGGCCACGCGTCTCGTCGACGCCCTGGCGCTGCTGCTCGTGCGCCTGCACAACGTGGGCTTCTACTGGGGCGACGTCTCGCTCTCGAACACGCTCTTCCGTCGTGACGCCGGCGCCTTCGCCGCCTACCTGGTGGATGCCGAGACCGGCGAGCTGCACGAGGAGGGTCTGACGGCGGGCCAGCGCGCATACGACCTCGACCTCGCCCGCACGAACATCGCCGGCGAGATCATGGACCTCGCGGCGGGCGGGCGGCTGGAGCACGGGGTCGACGCGGTGGCGATCGCCGACGGGATCGTGTCGTCGTACCGGTCGCTGTGGGCCGAGCTGACCGCGCAGGAGTCCTTCTCGGCCGCGGAGACCTGGCGCATCACCGAACGCGTCGAGCGCCTCAACGCGCTGGGCTTCGACATCGACGAGATGTCGATGTCGACCACCTCCGACGGCACGGTCGTCGAGATCCAGCCCAAGGTCGTCGACGCGGGGCACCACCAGCGGCGCCTGATCCGCCTCACCGGTCTCGACGTCGAGGAGAACCAGGCGCGCCGGCTGCTGAACGACCTCGACGAGTTCCGCGCCCGCTCGACCAAGCAGTGGGCCGACGAGGAGATGTACGCACACGAGTGGCTCACGCGCGTGTTCGAGCCCGTCGTCCGGGCGATCCCGTACGAGCTGCGCACCAAGCTCGAGCCGGCCGAGGTGTTCCATCAGGTTCTCGAGCACCGCTGGTACCTGTCGCAGGCGCAGGGGCGGTCCGTGCCGCTCGCCGAGGTGCTGACGAGCTACATCAACGAGGTGCTGCGCCACCGGCGCGACGAGGCGACCATCATGGGGCCGCCGACCGAGACGATGAGCCTGCCGGTGATCACGGGCAACCTGTCGCTCGCCGACGACGAGGACGAGGTCGACTGGCGCGACCTGGTCTGA
- a CDS encoding VaFE repeat-containing surface-anchored protein — protein sequence MNRRSGTGVSRGSSRAGRWLAGALLALGAAIAPGGVSAAMAAEVEPGDAVYIGGKEGYGGTGVFPIWSSGVQEGDPDYWAYCIEHDVSAETGLLGVAGGLDSYLGANYFTDPAVTGKVLWVLANSFPAVSLEDLGAAAGVPGISRNDAIEATQYAIWRYTDLTFDAPWAWETPDSEAAYWYLVNGANASPGLTPEDLQVTASVTAPGTPQTAGSLVGPFTVNTDQASVVVSVDPAVTITDAAGTAVDPNAVVDGQELYLDLRGSTVAGSATVRATAVGSGSTGTVISVPTTPGGTPTAEDHAQSIILVAPETAQTTGEATVDWAAQPGAVEPVIGTSLVDAADGDRVLGWNGGTVIDTVAYQNLVPGTEYTISGELMRKSDGQPTGITGATTFTPTVANGSIDVSFVVPEGYAGETLVAFEELFEGAGGAGEPVAEHKDIDDAAQTVTVETAPEVPVPAIGTSLVDAADQDHVLTSGGGTLVDTVAYLNLTPGVEYTVVGELMDKADSQPTGIMGSATFTPTSANGSIDVTFTVPAGFSGDVLVAFEWLFVGDDEGDEPVAAHTDIDDAAQTVAVEAGTSVVPTTPKPGSGSLAVTGAAAPTVIVAAASAALLAGAILMRSRRRDVDA from the coding sequence ATGAACCGCCGGAGCGGCACGGGGGTGTCGAGAGGGTCGAGCCGCGCGGGGCGCTGGCTCGCCGGTGCGCTGCTCGCGCTCGGAGCCGCCATCGCACCCGGTGGCGTCAGCGCAGCCATGGCGGCCGAGGTCGAACCGGGCGATGCGGTCTACATCGGCGGCAAGGAGGGATACGGCGGCACCGGCGTCTTCCCGATCTGGTCCTCAGGGGTGCAGGAAGGGGATCCGGATTACTGGGCGTACTGCATCGAGCACGACGTGTCGGCGGAGACCGGACTGCTGGGCGTCGCCGGAGGCCTCGACAGCTACCTCGGCGCCAACTACTTCACCGACCCGGCGGTCACCGGCAAAGTGCTGTGGGTGCTGGCGAACAGCTTCCCGGCCGTGAGTCTCGAAGACCTCGGTGCGGCGGCGGGGGTGCCGGGCATCTCGCGCAACGACGCCATCGAGGCGACCCAGTACGCGATCTGGCGATACACCGACCTGACCTTCGACGCCCCCTGGGCCTGGGAGACCCCCGACTCGGAGGCTGCCTACTGGTACCTCGTGAACGGGGCGAACGCCAGTCCGGGGCTCACCCCCGAAGACCTGCAGGTGACGGCCTCGGTGACGGCGCCCGGCACACCCCAGACTGCGGGGAGCCTCGTCGGACCCTTCACGGTGAACACCGATCAGGCCTCGGTCGTCGTCTCGGTGGATCCCGCCGTCACGATCACGGATGCCGCAGGGACCGCGGTCGACCCGAACGCGGTCGTCGACGGGCAGGAGCTCTACCTGGATCTGCGGGGCTCGACCGTCGCGGGGAGCGCCACCGTGCGCGCGACCGCCGTCGGCTCGGGAAGCACGGGCACCGTGATCTCGGTGCCGACCACGCCGGGCGGCACCCCGACAGCGGAGGACCACGCGCAGTCGATCATCCTGGTCGCGCCGGAGACGGCGCAGACGACGGGAGAAGCCACGGTGGACTGGGCTGCGCAGCCGGGTGCCGTCGAGCCGGTGATCGGGACGTCGCTGGTCGACGCCGCAGACGGAGACCGGGTGCTGGGATGGAACGGCGGCACCGTGATCGACACGGTCGCCTACCAGAACCTGGTGCCGGGCACCGAGTACACGATCTCGGGTGAGCTCATGCGCAAGTCCGACGGTCAGCCCACCGGGATCACCGGTGCGACGACCTTCACCCCCACCGTGGCGAACGGCTCGATCGACGTCAGCTTCGTCGTACCCGAGGGATATGCGGGTGAGACGCTCGTCGCCTTCGAGGAGCTCTTCGAAGGCGCGGGCGGCGCGGGCGAGCCGGTCGCGGAGCACAAGGACATCGACGACGCCGCACAGACCGTGACGGTGGAGACGGCCCCGGAGGTGCCGGTTCCGGCGATCGGGACGTCGCTGGTGGATGCCGCCGACCAGGACCACGTCCTGACCTCCGGCGGGGGGACACTCGTCGACACGGTCGCGTACCTCAACCTCACCCCCGGGGTGGAGTACACGGTCGTCGGCGAGCTGATGGACAAGGCCGACAGCCAGCCGACCGGGATCATGGGGTCGGCCACGTTCACGCCGACGAGCGCGAACGGGTCGATCGACGTGACGTTCACCGTTCCTGCGGGGTTCTCCGGCGACGTGCTGGTCGCCTTCGAGTGGCTCTTCGTGGGTGACGACGAGGGGGACGAACCCGTCGCCGCGCACACGGACATCGATGACGCGGCGCAGACGGTCGCTGTCGAGGCGGGAACCTCCGTCGTCCCCACGACGCCGAAGCCCGGCAGCGGGAGTCTCGCCGTCACCGGTGCCGCGGCACCGACGGTGATCGTCGCGGCCGCGTCGGCCGCTCTCCTCGCGGGAGCGATCCTGATGCGGTCGAGAAGGCGCGACGTCGACGCCTGA
- a CDS encoding thioredoxin domain-containing protein, with translation MSSDETPNVPTPRNSREAVREKAQQVHAQQSRARLMRRIIIGAVAVIAVGAIGTAVTLAVSAQVSKPQLTPTGMESDGVVVNDISAVAASDETLTTPSPEPTEAGATETPAPEPTAPERVEIHVYVDYLSPDAGEFERANSRQLASWISEGAVSVSYHPVALLTASSNGTKYSLRAAAAAACVATHSPDKFYAFNHDLLDKQPKVGSDGLSDEQLADAAAAVGVDNTKAVRSCIVDGDFVTWAKDATTRALDGPLAGSDDLVLSSAPMIVANGDAYIGALDDPAEFAQFVLTVDNDASQKSTETPSPTPSPTATPTP, from the coding sequence ATGTCGAGCGACGAAACGCCGAACGTCCCCACGCCTCGCAATTCCCGCGAGGCCGTGCGGGAGAAGGCCCAGCAGGTGCACGCCCAGCAGTCCAGGGCGCGTCTCATGCGACGGATCATCATCGGCGCGGTCGCCGTCATCGCCGTCGGCGCGATCGGCACCGCCGTCACCCTCGCGGTGTCCGCTCAGGTGTCCAAGCCGCAGCTCACCCCGACGGGGATGGAGTCGGACGGCGTTGTCGTGAACGACATCTCCGCCGTCGCGGCATCCGATGAGACGCTCACGACGCCGAGCCCCGAGCCGACCGAGGCCGGTGCCACGGAGACTCCCGCGCCCGAGCCGACCGCGCCGGAGCGCGTCGAGATCCACGTGTACGTCGACTACCTGTCGCCGGACGCCGGGGAGTTCGAACGCGCCAACTCGCGCCAGCTCGCCAGCTGGATCTCCGAGGGCGCCGTGTCGGTGAGCTATCACCCCGTCGCCCTGCTGACCGCCAGCTCGAACGGCACCAAGTACTCGCTGCGTGCGGCGGCCGCCGCGGCCTGCGTCGCGACGCACTCCCCGGACAAGTTCTACGCGTTCAACCATGATCTGCTCGACAAGCAGCCCAAGGTCGGCAGTGACGGGCTCTCCGACGAGCAGCTCGCCGACGCCGCAGCGGCCGTGGGCGTCGACAACACCAAAGCGGTGCGATCCTGCATCGTGGACGGCGACTTCGTGACCTGGGCCAAGGATGCGACGACCCGCGCGCTCGACGGTCCGCTCGCCGGGTCCGATGACCTGGTGCTGTCCTCCGCACCGATGATCGTCGCGAACGGCGACGCGTACATCGGTGCGCTCGACGATCCCGCCGAGTTCGCGCAGTTCGTGCTCACCGTCGACAACGACGCGTCGCAGAAGTCGACCGAGACCCCGTCGCCGACGCCCAGCCCGACCGCGACGCCCACGCCGTAG
- a CDS encoding aldo/keto reductase, translated as MTRIGTSDLSVFPLSLGGNVFGWTADRDASFAVLDAFVAGGGDFIDTADSYSSWVPGNAGGESETIVGAWLASRKPADVVVATKVSQHPDFRGLSGANVRKAAEASLARLGLDTIDLYYAHFDDESVPLEETVAAFGQLVTDGLVRHVAVSNYTAERIREWIGIADRLGVSRPVAVQPHYNLVHRNVVEETIIPVAQEFGIGLVPYYSLASGFLTGKYRSTDAAGQASPRAQGAAKYATDAGLRIIDALEEIGHAHGASVAATSLAWLRAQPTVVAPIASARTVEQVPDLLAGGRLELASDEVEQLNRVSEWTPAQA; from the coding sequence ATGACTCGTATCGGAACCAGTGACCTCTCCGTCTTCCCGCTCTCTCTCGGGGGCAACGTGTTCGGCTGGACGGCCGACCGCGACGCCTCCTTCGCCGTTCTCGACGCCTTCGTCGCGGGTGGCGGCGACTTCATCGACACGGCCGATTCCTACAGCTCCTGGGTGCCGGGCAACGCGGGAGGGGAGAGCGAGACGATCGTCGGCGCGTGGCTCGCCTCGCGGAAGCCTGCGGACGTCGTCGTCGCGACCAAGGTGAGTCAGCACCCCGACTTCCGCGGCCTCTCGGGAGCGAACGTGCGCAAGGCCGCCGAGGCATCGCTCGCACGGCTGGGCCTCGACACGATCGACCTGTACTACGCGCACTTCGACGACGAGTCGGTGCCCCTGGAGGAGACCGTCGCCGCGTTCGGACAGCTCGTGACCGACGGCCTCGTGCGCCACGTCGCGGTGTCGAACTACACCGCGGAGCGCATCCGCGAGTGGATCGGCATCGCGGATCGCCTCGGCGTGTCCCGCCCGGTCGCCGTGCAGCCGCACTACAACCTCGTGCATCGCAATGTCGTCGAGGAGACGATCATCCCGGTCGCGCAGGAGTTCGGCATCGGCCTGGTCCCGTACTACTCCCTCGCCAGCGGATTCCTCACCGGCAAGTACCGCTCGACGGATGCTGCGGGTCAGGCGTCACCGCGTGCCCAGGGCGCCGCGAAGTATGCGACGGACGCGGGACTGCGCATCATCGACGCGCTCGAGGAGATCGGGCACGCTCACGGTGCATCTGTCGCGGCGACGTCGCTCGCCTGGCTGCGGGCGCAGCCGACCGTCGTCGCGCCGATCGCGAGTGCCCGCACCGTCGAGCAGGTGCCGGATCTGCTCGCGGGCGGACGACTGGAGCTCGCGTCCGACGAGGTGGAGCAGCTGAACCGCGTCTCGGAGTGGACGCCCGCTCAGGCCTGA
- the ugpC gene encoding sn-glycerol-3-phosphate ABC transporter ATP-binding protein UgpC: MASVTFDDATRLYPGGTRPAVDKLNLEVGDGEFLVLVGPSGCGKSTSLRMLAGLEEVNAGRILIGDRDVTDVPPKDRDIAMVFQNYALYPHMTVAENMGFALKIAGVNKEERATRVLEAAKLLDLEDYLTRKPKALSGGQRQRVAMGRAIVRQPQVFLMDEPLSNLDAKLRVQTRTQIASLQRRLGVTTVYVTHDQTEALTMGDRIAVLKDGLLQQVGSPRDLYEKPNNVFVAGFIGSPAMNLFSADLAEGGIRFGTEVVPLDRDTVGRANGSQVTVGVRPEDIVVGPADGKGLSVTVDLVEELGADGYLYGHTEINGKRTDLVARVDGRNHPNAGETVTLAATAGHVHAFDIESGERLNDKPVVSAS; the protein is encoded by the coding sequence ATGGCATCTGTGACTTTCGATGACGCCACCCGCCTGTACCCCGGCGGAACGCGTCCCGCAGTCGACAAGCTGAACCTCGAGGTCGGAGACGGCGAGTTCCTCGTCCTGGTCGGCCCCTCGGGTTGCGGTAAGTCCACCTCGCTCCGCATGCTCGCCGGCCTCGAAGAGGTCAACGCCGGCCGCATCCTCATCGGCGACCGCGACGTGACCGACGTCCCGCCGAAGGACCGCGACATCGCGATGGTGTTCCAGAACTACGCGCTGTACCCGCACATGACCGTCGCCGAGAACATGGGCTTCGCGCTCAAGATCGCCGGCGTCAACAAGGAAGAGCGCGCCACCCGCGTTCTCGAGGCCGCGAAGCTCCTCGACCTCGAGGACTACCTGACCCGCAAGCCGAAGGCCCTCTCGGGTGGTCAGCGTCAGCGTGTCGCGATGGGTCGCGCGATCGTCCGTCAGCCGCAGGTGTTCCTCATGGACGAGCCGCTGTCGAACCTCGACGCGAAGCTCCGTGTGCAGACCCGTACGCAGATCGCGTCGCTCCAGCGTCGTCTCGGCGTCACCACGGTCTACGTCACGCACGACCAGACCGAGGCCCTCACCATGGGTGACCGCATCGCGGTCCTCAAGGACGGCCTGCTCCAGCAGGTCGGATCGCCGCGCGACCTGTACGAGAAGCCGAACAACGTGTTCGTCGCCGGCTTCATCGGCTCGCCTGCGATGAACCTGTTCTCGGCGGACCTCGCCGAGGGCGGCATCCGCTTCGGCACCGAGGTCGTCCCGCTCGACCGCGACACCGTGGGCCGTGCGAACGGCTCGCAGGTCACGGTCGGCGTCCGCCCCGAGGACATCGTCGTCGGCCCCGCCGACGGCAAGGGCCTCTCGGTCACGGTCGACCTCGTCGAGGAGCTCGGCGCTGACGGCTACCTGTACGGCCACACCGAGATCAACGGCAAGCGCACCGACCTCGTCGCGCGCGTCGACGGCCGCAACCACCCGAACGCGGGTGAGACCGTCACGCTCGCCGCGACCGCCGGTCACGTGCACGCCTTCGACATCGAGTCGGGCGAGCGCCTGAACGACAAGCCGGTCGTCTCGGCCTCGTAA
- a CDS encoding histidine kinase, producing MSRTRSRSDSIREDEELRLPRAPGLLRRFWARHPVVADVLIVGITLLLSTATVGIVDMDAPVPDDTAPPFLIPICIIAAAATLFWRRQHPLIPFVTAFALEMLLMLLPHPGSTPFPLFACYALAVYGSVRAVWIGFGIGSAALTLFALCLMLTGVATLQTGVDTVLGVVVLGLIGTLVGVNVGERKRYLAAIIDRSRQLLVERDQQAQLAASAERARIAREMHDIVSHSLTVIVALSEGAAATPDAEQARKAATATAETARGALTEMRSMLGVLRADDSPLPLTPMEPTPPRDTVTAAQRAGFPVTLAVSGSAVVAPGVAHAIGRIVQEGVTNAMRHAPTATAIAVRVAYTAETVTVDIVNDGVRGATGNDGFGLRGLAERAAHVNGDLRSAPDGSGRWVLHAELPAAGTASAAPSSPNEENA from the coding sequence GTGAGCAGAACGCGCAGCCGCAGCGACTCGATCCGCGAGGACGAGGAGCTGCGGCTTCCGCGTGCCCCGGGTCTCCTCCGACGGTTCTGGGCGCGGCATCCGGTCGTCGCCGACGTGCTGATCGTCGGCATCACCCTCCTGCTGTCCACTGCGACCGTGGGGATCGTCGACATGGACGCCCCGGTGCCGGACGACACGGCGCCGCCGTTCCTCATCCCGATCTGCATCATCGCCGCCGCCGCGACGCTGTTCTGGCGACGGCAGCATCCCCTCATCCCGTTCGTCACGGCGTTCGCGTTGGAGATGCTGCTGATGCTCCTCCCGCATCCGGGCAGCACGCCGTTCCCGCTCTTCGCGTGCTACGCACTCGCCGTGTACGGGTCCGTCCGCGCGGTATGGATCGGCTTCGGCATCGGATCGGCGGCTCTGACGCTCTTCGCCCTGTGTCTGATGCTGACCGGCGTCGCCACGCTGCAGACCGGCGTCGACACCGTGCTCGGCGTCGTGGTCCTCGGGCTGATCGGCACCCTCGTCGGGGTCAACGTCGGCGAGCGCAAGCGCTACCTCGCCGCCATCATCGATCGTTCGCGGCAGCTCCTCGTCGAGCGCGATCAGCAGGCGCAGCTGGCGGCCTCCGCGGAGCGTGCGCGCATCGCACGCGAGATGCATGACATCGTTTCGCACTCCCTCACGGTCATCGTGGCGCTCTCCGAAGGGGCGGCCGCGACTCCGGATGCCGAGCAGGCGCGCAAGGCCGCGACCGCCACGGCGGAGACCGCGCGGGGTGCTCTCACGGAGATGCGATCGATGCTGGGCGTGCTCCGCGCCGACGATTCGCCGCTGCCGCTCACTCCGATGGAGCCGACGCCGCCGCGCGACACGGTGACGGCCGCGCAACGCGCCGGCTTCCCCGTCACGCTCGCGGTGAGCGGAAGCGCGGTCGTCGCTCCCGGCGTCGCGCACGCCATCGGCCGGATCGTCCAGGAAGGCGTGACGAACGCGATGCGTCATGCGCCGACCGCCACGGCGATCGCCGTGCGAGTGGCCTACACCGCCGAGACCGTGACGGTCGACATCGTCAACGACGGCGTGCGCGGGGCCACCGGAAACGACGGCTTCGGGCTCCGCGGACTCGCCGAGCGCGCCGCCCATGTGAACGGCGACCTGCGCTCCGCCCCCGACGGCTCCGGGCGCTGGGTGCTGCACGCCGAGCTCCCCGCGGCGGGCACCGCGTCCGCCGCCCCGTCATCACCGAACGAGGAGAACGCATGA